A window of the Branchiostoma lanceolatum isolate klBraLanc5 chromosome 13, klBraLanc5.hap2, whole genome shotgun sequence genome harbors these coding sequences:
- the LOC136447528 gene encoding uncharacterized protein, with translation MCKESAVYDATITLAMINGNEAVFTRGGLGTPGSPESLDLVILMEAVIDAAYESSDLEDQYRGCKVKAFRQGSVIVNFDLFFVEDADLSPSEVMDAIFNSLVNNTLSGGNGMIVAIPSSLQVSSQATTTTDQTWYNNPLYLSLLCVGCAVVVTVLIVGCICLLTSPKRRRKNSTSSSLVDMDMVDLNGKSEGVDGPAAEYGKYQ, from the exons ATGTGCAAAG AGTCAGCTGTGTACGACGCCACGATCACCTTGGCAATGATCAATGGCAACGAAGCAGTGTTCACTAGAGGTGGCTTGGGAACCCCTGGTTCGCCAGAATCTCTCGACCTAGTCATATTGATGGAGGCAGTG ATCGATGCCGCATATGAAAGCAGTGACCTTGAAGACCAGTACCGGGGCTGTAAGGTCAAGGCTTTCCGACAGGGAAGTGTCATTGTGAACTTCGACCTCTTCTTCGTGGAAGATGCTGATTTGTCTCCCTCAGAAGTGATGGATGCCATCTTTAACAGCCTGGTGAACAACACACTCAGTGGAGGGAACGGAATGATAGTTGCCATTCCATCATCTTTGCAAGTCTCTTCCCAAG CTACCACCACTACCGACCAAACGTGGTACAACAACCCGCTCTATCTCAGCCTGCTGTGTGTCGGCTGTGCTGTTGTGGTCACTGTCCTGATAGTGGGGTGCATCTGCCTGCTGACCAGTCCCAAACGACGCCGTAAGAACAGCACTAGTAGTAGCCTGGTGGACATGGATATGGTAGACTTGAATGGAAAGTCCGAAGGTGTTGACGGCCCAGCTGCCGAATATGGCAAATACCAGTAA